In the genome of Paenibacillus pabuli, the window GAAACGGCTTCACCAGATGTAAGAGCCCTTTTGCACACTCAGCTTAAACAAGGGATTGCTATGCACCAGGAAATCTCGGAGCTCATGATTCGCAAAAAGTGGTTCCATCCTTACGAGCTGAATGAACAGTACCAACTCGACCAGCTATCGGCGAATAATACGGTAATGATCGGGCAGATGAATCTGTTCCCGGGAGATACGTCGCGTAAAGGGATGTTTGATCGGACCCCAGATGAACATATTGGAGGACATAAAGCATGAAGGCGGTAACGTATCAAGGGGTTAAAAATGTCGTGGTCAAAGAGGTTCCGGATGCGAAGATTGAGAAACCGGACGATATGATCGTAAAGATCACCAGTACCGCCATTTGCGGTTCTGACCTTCATCTTATTCACGGGATGATCCCTAACCTTCAGGAGAACTATGTCATCGGACATGAGCCGATGGGGATCGTAGAAGAAGTAGGCCCTGGCGTGACCAACCTAAAAAAAGGCGACCGTGTAATCATCCCGTTTAACATCGCATGTGGAGAATGCTTTTATTGCAAAAATCAGCTGGAAAGCCAATGTGACAATTCCAACGAGAACGGAGATATGGGTGCATATTTCGGCTACTCGGGAACGACCGGCGGATATTCTGGCGGGCAAGCCGAGTATTTACGGGTTCCGTTTGCCAATTTCACCCACTTCAAAATTCCTGAGAACTGCGAACAACCGGACGAAAAGCTAAGCTTGATCGCTGATGCCATGACCACGGCATTCTGGAGTGTAGATAATGCCGGCGTAAAAAATGGAGATACGGTCATCGTTCTCGGATGCGGCCCAGTCGGACTTCTGGCCCAGAAATTCTGCTGGCTGAAAGGAGCAAAGCGGGTCATAGCCGTTGACTATGTCGATTACCGCTTGCAGCATGCGAAGCGAACGAACAACGTCGAAATCGTAAACTTCGAACAAGATCAGAACATTGGCAATACTCTCAAGGAAATGACCAAAGGAGGCGCCGATGTTGTCATTGATGCAGTAGGAATGGACGGCAAGATGAGTGATCTTGAATATTTAGCCAGCGGTTTGAAACTGCAAGGCGGCACCATGAGCGCATTTATCATTGCTTCTCAGGCTGTCCGCAAAGGCGGCACCATCCAAGTCACTGGGGTATACGGTGGTCGTTATAATGGCTTCCCGCTCGGTGACATCATGCAGCGAAACGTGAATATCCGTTCCGGACAAGCTCCAGTTATTCACTATATGCCGTATATGTACGAGTTGGTTACGTCTGGCAAAGTGGACCCCGGCGACATTGTTACGCACGTCATTCCGCTCAGCGATGCCAAGCGGGGCTATGAAGTGTTCGATACAAAAACGGACAATTGTATTAAAGTCATCTTAAAGCCTTAAATATGGATAGATACTTGGGAGGACAATCCGAATGAATTCCAAATACGCATTGCATGAGGTGCTTGAGGTACATGAAATAGCTGCATTCAAGACGGTTTGCTTGACTAAATCCCAGACCATGCAAGCTCTGGTAACCGATCCGGAACTCATGCAAATTTTGCAACAAGATGCGACATTATCACAACAGCAGCTTCAGGAGCTCGGTGAAGTGCTGTCTAAAGCGACTGTATAGGAGATAAAAAAATGAACCCAATATTAGAACACATGTCAGGCCTTCATACGCTTACTGATGACGTGATCGCAATGGATTTGTTGATAAACGCCAAGAGCGGAGTCAGAAATTACGCCATGGCTGTGACCGAATGTGCCACCCCCGAAATCAAGCAAATTTTGATGAAACAGCTCGACGAAGCCATAGTCTCTCATGAAAAGATATCAAATTACATGGTGCAGCATGGCTTATACCACCCTTACCATATTCCAGAGCAAATTCAGCTTGATCTGAAAAACATTCAAACGGCTATGAACATTCTGCCCTGATACCGCTTAACCACAATGGTCAGGTCTGTTTTGGATTTTGCCGGAGACTTCAGAGTACAAAATATGCCTTTGTGCAAAATCCAGTAATGAAATAAGGGCGGATACACTCCGCCCTTATTTCAGCTGCGTAACTAAACACACTTAATGGGAATGACACAATGTTCTTGTCCACAACATGGGACAAGAACTTGGTTCCTTTACAAAAAAAGCCGCTAAATAGCGACTTAGAAAGGAACAATGTTATTGTACCTCGACATCGTTTTTATAATTATTCTTACTAGTTTAAAGAGCCCCACAAGTCTTATCATGTGGGACTCTGTTTATAAATGTCTTGCATTCTGATCAGGGCTGGCACTATCAAATGAAGCACTATCGTACAAAGCTTGAATCTAGAGGAATTGTACAAAGTATGTCTCGTAAAGGTAATTGTTACGACAATTCAGTGATGGAAAATTTCTTCGGGATAATGAAATCAGAATTCCTCTATTTGAAGGAATTTGAAAGCTTAGAGTATTTCAAAAAAGAACTTAAAAAAAATATCGAATACTACAACACGAAACGAATGAAAGCAAAATTTAAAATGAGCCCGGTAGAATACCGAACTCATTTTAATCAAGCTGCCTAATGAAATAACCGTGTCTAACTTTTAGGGGTCACTTCAATCATGGTTAGCTGTTTTTTATCAACACACTTAACACTCCGTATCATCCTGTTCGAAAAATCTCCATCATGATAGTATTTAGATAATTACCTAAACCGAAATGACACAATGTTCTTGTCCTTTTCGGTACTTATAAATGTTTAGTGCAATTATACAGCGAACAGTTCCATCGCGGTTCCCCCGTATTCAGTATGGTAATCGATGCATTCAATAGACTTTCTGTCATGTCGATATGGGGTATGAGTCTCTTCAGAGTCATTCCAAGGAATGCACCGTGACTCACAATTAAGATATTCTGATCTGGGTGTCTGCATGATATGTCGGTAAGGCACTGTTTGCCTCTTTTTACAATCTCATCGTTTGATTCGATACCGAGATCTAGTCTGAACCATCCATATCCCCACCGATTGACGCGCTCCTGTTCTGTCGTTCCTTCTATAAGGCCACAGTTCATTTCTCTTAAGCGCGGGTCTGTTCTCACATCGATATTCTTGATCTTACCGATGATTGCCGCTGTTTCAAGTGCTCTGGACAAATCACTAGAATAAATATAATCCCAATGTTCTATGCCAATTCTTTTGGACAATAGTTCAGCTTGTTGTCGACCTCTCTCATTGAGCGGAATATCTGAATGGCCTTGTGTTCGATATTCATCGTTCCAATCCGTTACTCCGTGTCGGATCAATCCTAGCGTAGTCATTTGTGTCCCTCTTTTCAGTTGCAAAAATGATTTGAGAATTCGACTTATGTATACCAACTACTTTCAACTTCCACTAATATAATAGCTCCACTAAATCTCTCTAACCTCTTGGAGGCTCTTCTTCTCAGTACAGGATAGAGCTTTAGCATCTTGTCCCTCGACATCTTTTCAGATTAACGGCTTCAAAAATTCAACTCTCTACATATGTTTAGATTGTTTTTCGAATCATTTTATGCTCTGTATACTTTTCAATTGGATTGTTCATTGATCAAGATGATAAGTAGTCTTACTCGTTAATATTCTTTATAACTAATACCTTATTAGGTACCCAGCCCTTCTCACCCTCTGGCGTACGAACAAAACTCCATTCATTAAGTTCAAGTTCTTTTTCAACTAACATACCAGGATCAACAGTCAATTCGTGTGCGGAATAGTGTGTTAATGCAGTCGCTATGTGTTCCTCATTTGGTGTACTTAATATTTGTTTTGGTACCCAGCCGCACTTTTTGGAATGGATTGCTTCACAAAAAATCCAGTTTGGAAATTCAGTGTCTTCTCTTCCGTAGATAACAATATCTCCTTTAGCTAAAACAATTGGATCAGGATAATTAGAAACATGTGGGTAAACCACTTTATATTGCTTCATAGCATGCCTCCACATAGTATATTTCACCTTTATTCATCAAGATGCGTCCAACAACGTAATGATTAAGTCTTTAAAAACATTCATTCAACCTACTTATCTACTTGACGACAAAGAGGGGTTAAACAGTCAAGATTGTTTTATTTATTTACAAGGAATGGCCTTTGACTAATTTTCGTCAAAACACGTCTCTCACAATGATATTTCCCCATAAATTTTTTAATGTTTTACCATTGATCATAACTTGATTTAGTAGTTGTTCAACTGATTTATACTTAATTTGTGCTTCTTCATTTTCCTTAATACAGTACCAACCACTTTCATTATAACTGATTAGGAAATGAGTATCATTCAAGATAAATTCCACTTCATGTCCGAGATTTAAATCTTCGGTAAATTCGTCGTAACTATACAATTTATGTCTCCCCTCACTATCTCCAAGGACTTGTCATTGTACATCCAAATCGTAAGTAAATGGGGTGGTTGGTAAATGCAAATGGTCCACGGAGCCCGTGGACCCTTACTTCTTCTGATTATAGTCTAGCCGCCCAGCAGAGTCATCTGTTCTTTCATATAACGTGTGCCGTGAACGACATTCTTGGGACTGACCTGATCGATTCGTTCGAGGTCCTCCTTCATGAGAAGGATATCAGCCGCGGACGCATTTTCCTCCAGGTACTTGATACGCTTCGTACCCGGGATAGGCAGCGCCCCGCCCGCAATCGTCCAGGCAATGGCCAATTGGGATGGTGTGCAGTTTTTCTCCATCGCGATCTCCTTAATCTTGTCGACTACCTCAATGTTCTTCCGGAAGTTGTCTCCTTGGAAGCGCGGCATCCATCTGCGAAGATCGTCGGCGGCCAGATCCTCGAAAGTGTGAAGCTCGCCGGAGATAAAGCCCCTGCTCAGTGGACTGTAGGCCACATGGGTAATCCCCAGCTCTCTTACGGTAGGGAGTATCTCCTCTTCGATGTCACGGCTCCAGAGCGAGTACTCACTCTCTAGCACGGAGATTGGATACACGGCATGAGCGCGGCGAATGGTGGACGCGGACGCCTCGGACAGGCCGAGCGCCCGAACTTTGCCTGCCTTGACCAAGTCTGCCATCGCTCCGACCGTCTCCTCGATCGGGATGTGCGGATCGACGCGGTGTTGGTAGTATAGATCGATGTAATCCGTATTCAAACGGCGAAGGCTATCTTCCACAGCTTGCTTAACGTAATCAGGATGGCCACTGATGCTCTCGTAATTTGGGGTGTACGAGAACTTGGTGGCGATAATGGCTTGTTCGCGGCGTCCTTGAAGAGCACGGCCGAGCAGATGTTCGTTATGCCCGTTCCCGTACACGTCCGCAGTATCGAACATCGTGACGCCTATGTCCAAAGCCCGATGGATTGTTTGGATCGACTGTTCGTCGTCAGTCACCCCGTAAATGCCTGGAGACATCCCCATAACTCCCAGACCGATTGAAGAGACGAGGATATTGCTATTGCCCAAAATTCTTTGCTTCATTTGTTAATCCCTCATTCTATGTTTGTTGTCGCTCTGACTCCTCCATCTTGATTAACAACTGGCTTTCGGAAGGGATTCTCCCTTTCTCGATGTCTTCGTATATCGACAGCTTGTTATTGACGGCGTCGAGCGCTTCGGCCAATTCGTTCTGGCGGCGAAATAAATCTTCCTTGTACTGGTTCAAGATCGCTTTGCGCTGTGGAATCGTGGAATCACCATCGAGCGCAAGATCCACCATCTCTTTCAGCAACGACAGCTTCATTCCTGTCGCCCGGAAACATGTCATCAGCCGGATCCAATCTAGGTGATCTTGTTCGAACAGTCGATTCCCGTTCTTATCTCTCTTAATGTAAGGGAGCAATCCCTCCTTCTCGTAAAAACGAATCGTATGAGCCGGGCAACCCAGCCGCTCTGAAGCTTCTTTGATCGTGAATGGCATTGGCCAGATCGCTCCTTTATCGGTTATTTTCAGACGGAATCGGCGGGTTCATCCTCATCCTAAATCTTAAAGTACACTTTAAGGCAAGCGTTTATTTTGGGAGACAACTGTTAACGTTCAACTACTGGTTATCATTATAAGGCCCATCATTGAACTTATTTGTCCATTCCGGCAACCGGTACAAATTCTTGCCTTTGGCTTGGGACACGATCTTGTACCGATAAAAAAAGCCGCTATAGTAGCGACATCCAATGGGAACATGCTCTTGTCCCTCGACAAGAACTTCAACCTATTGCCGTTTCCTTCCTCTTCTCACTCTTCAATTTGTTCACATATCAAGAAAATACCTGCCCCTCTTCCCGGGCAGGTATTAACGGTGAATCGGATGAATGGCTTACCAACTCGATCACTAAATATTAGTCCAGAAGGCTGTAGATCTGAATGCTCTCCACCTTGGCATCCTTGATATGAAACGACATCACATCCACATAATTGGATGGCTCGTAACGGAAGTCATCCTCCTCATCAGGGGCTCCATCACCAAGCAGTTTCCCCTCAGGGTAGGCATTTTTGAGTGTATCCAGGCTATCTCCTGCTTTAATGTTTCGGACTGTCGCGTACTTCGGATCTGTAATTTCGATATGAAAGATGGAGTCTTGTTTCCCCTCCGGTATACTTATTGTTTTAATCTCCAGACCAGGATACGTATAGACCTTTTCTGTAAAACCAATTAACGTATCCATGTTTGTTCCATCGTCGGCAGTGTACGTATGGGATTTCAGGTTATCCGGTTTGCCCAGCATCTGTTCCATCTGATCCTCATTCGCTGTATCCGAAATCGCAATGGTGTGCTCATTATAGACAAAAGCAAGCTCCTTCAGCACCACATTGCCTTCCTTCTCCATCGAACCTTCCTTAATAGCTTCAGCACTCTGTCCTTCCGAATTTTCTGAAGCAGGAACAGTAGAATTGGTTGCTCCTTCGCCTTTGCTTTGTTCATTTGTTGTGTTCTGTCCGGTTGCTGGAGATGTGGCATCACTGGACTGACAGCCCGTTAATGCCCCCGTTAGTAAAGCACCTAGTACGATAAAACCTGCAGCTTTCTTTGTTAACTTCATCATGATCCCTCCATAAATGTGTAATTTGTTCTTATGAAGTGATTATAAAAAAAGCATTTGTTAGTCTCATAACAGAAATGTACCAATCTTGTAACGTTACCTATTTAGGCTTGGGTTTAGATTCAGATCTACGCACGAGGCAAAACAATCGTAACGGTCGTTCCTTCCCCGATTTGACTTTCCATGTCGATATATCCATTGAACCGCTCTACAATCTCTTTGCAAATAGAAAGTCCAAGACCTGAACCGTTTGCTGTGCTTGTATTTTTCGCCCGGTAAAAGCGTTCCTGCACTCGCTCCAGCTCATCGCTTGCAATACCGATACCTTGATCGTGTATCCGTATAACCACCTCACTCGGCGTTTGTTCCATCTCTACTTTAATCTGTGAGTAATTGCCTGAGTATTTGATAGCGTTGTCCACAAGGTTGGCGATCGCATGGGACATCAACATTGGATTTACGTTGGCGTAAACTCTTGTCGTCCCCTCATCATCCGGTTCTCCCTCCACTTTATCGACTCTGATCTCGATCCCTTTATCCCTGGCCTTCGCTTCCATATTCATTGCAACTTGCTGAATCAGTTCGTTCATTTCCGTTTTCCGGGCTTCCAGTTCGTTAGAACCATTCTTGTCGAATCGGGATAGCAGCAACAGTTCATTAATCAAGCGTGTCAGCCGATCTGATTCCTGCAGCAGATGAGCATAGATTTTTTGCAGCTCCTTGTTCTCGCTCTCCCCTTCATACAAGTATTGAGAGAAACCACGAATTGCTGCCAAGGGGGTTTTTAACTCGTGAGATACGTTGGAGACAAATTGTTTTTGGTACTGAATGTAATCATGAAGCTGTCGCCCCATGGAATCCAGCCCATCTGCCAGCATGCCCAGCTCATCCTTCCGGTTTAGATGAACTCTCCGAAACTCCTGTCTGGAGAAGCTTTGCGCAGCGCCAAGCAGCAGTTTAATCGGCTTGGTTGTGTTGCGGGCAATCCACAGACTGGATAACGTAATCAGTACAATAAATCCGCCTGCACCCACAAACAGGATATAACGGATTTGATCCATAATCGCATAAAAGTAGGAAATGTCCTCCACGAACTCATATACATAAGCGTTTTGGTAGTATTGATCCTGAATGGGAGTCGCAAAATAAAGCAGATGATCTTCCGTGACGGTGTAGGTGTAACTGCCGCTCAAAGCTTTCTCAATATTCTTTTCAAAAATAAGCGGTTTGCCATCATTAATGATGATGCCATCCACAGCCAAGCCCAGCAGCTGCTTGGAGCTATCATAGATACGTACTTCCTTGCCCGAAGCTTTCAGCTTCTCCAGTGCAAGTCTGACGATTTCCTTGGTTTGCGGCTCTCCTGACGATGATCTATGCTGTGCCAACACCTCACGGAAGGACAACTCGGACAGATCCGCCTTCTCCATCATTTGTTTTTCAATGGTAACGAAGCTGTAGTAATCGATGGCTTTATTCACCGCAAAAATGATGATGCCAAAGGACAACACGGAGAAAAATAAATAATTCAGCAGTAACCGGGTTGCATACTTCAGTCCTCGCCACCTCCAAGCTGATAGCCAAACCCGTAGATCGTTCTGACATACTTCGGTTCGTCTGCGTTGTCCTCCAACTTTTTTCGTAAACGCATGATGGTCATATCCACACTGCGACTGTCTCCCATAAAGTCATATCCCCATCCGATCTGCAGCAGCTCATCCCGGGTAAAGATTTTGTCCGGTCTTTTGAGTAGCGTTTCCAGAATTTTAAACTCTTTGGCCGTTAAAGACACGGGAACACCGTTTTTCAGCACCCTTCGGCTTTCCAGATCAAATGTCAGCTCTTCATGAATGATGCGTGTAGATTTCACTTCCGTTCCTTCACTGGATTCCTCCTTGCTCTCGTTTCTTCTCAGAATCACCTTGATCCGAGCGAGCAATTCACGATTGTCAAAGGGTTTGGTCATGTAATCTTCCGCCCCTAGCTCAAGTCCGAGCACCTTGTCGATTACCTCATTTTTGGCAGAGAGCATGATCACAGGAATGGCACGTTTTCCTGTAATTTCCTTACACAAGTCATATCCGGAACAGTCTGGCAGCATCAGGTCAAGTACCACTAAGTCGGGTTGAAAAGAGTCGAGCAGTTGCAGGCCAGTTTTGCCATCCTCTGCAGTTTGCACATCGTAATTTTCTCGCCTTAGCACCAGCTCAATTAAATCTCGAATTGCAATTTCATCATCAATGACTAGGATTTTCTTCAATGTACACCCCTATCTAGCCTTGTTCTCCAGCTTCAATCATATATTAACCCCATCTTAGCACAAACATTTTAGATTCCTCCACCAACAGCAAGATGAGGTATATTCCAACGAACCCTACATAACTTGCAATAAACCCGAAGAAAGGAGAACAATCCATGGATCTGCTCTGGGTACTCATTGTTTGTCGATCTTATTGATTTCATATTGTTCCAGCCATCGTTGGCTCGATTATTGCCTTGCTCATCTTCTTCGCTCTGGTACGCGGCAAGCCTTCCGAAGACGTTAACAAAGAGAGGCGGAAACCGATATCGTCGTTCATTAGATATTTTTATAAAGATGCTGCCAGGGCATAAATCACCCGGATGCTCCGCGAGAAACGACTCTGCCCGGTTTCCACCGAACATCGCCAAATTGAGTGGCATCCCATGGGTCCATGTATCATTGGGGCTTTGTGGACATGGACGGACATCTGTGGGCTATTAACTACATGAACATGGAGCGGCACAAGGTTAAGGCTTTACAGAGAGCACGTTCGTACTAGTGTTCAAAAAGAAAGACGCCGGATCTTCCCCGGCGTCTTCTTCGCGATGATTAGTTTTGTTCGGTTTAGGCTTTGAAATTGTCCATGATCGCTTGTCAGCCTGCTTGCTGGAACTCGACGGGATTTGAGCTTTCCGCGTCAACGTTTCAATGACCTTTGGCGGTTTAAGAAGTGACCAAACCTGGCTAGGTTAGAATAAACAGCTCCATACGTTACCCTCCCATGTTACTTGCTCTAATTTAAATCCAGCAGGTTTAATTAGAATTCTAACTAAAGGTAGCGCACTATCTCTTTGCTTTGATTAGCCATCAAAATCGACCACCTGCTTGTTCGCTGTTTAATCCTATAATGAGATAAAGGTAATTTTTAATTTCGGAATAAATAGAACCCAAATCCCAATGTACCCCGTCCCCATTGCAAATAAGTTCTCCTCCATGTCCGGATTCGTTCAAGCATGGCATTGCAATCAGAATCATCGGGGTTTTCATGGCAATGATTCTCGATTGATGAGGAATACAGCCACTCATAGTCATCCCAGTCATCTTCGCTTGCCACATAGGACCAAAGTGGAACTAAACCTAATTCCTCAGCAACGTTTACATTTCCGGCATGACTTTTCAATTTGGACTCTTCAGTTCCACCAAGTGCCTGCAAATATTCATTGCTCGGAGGCTGTTTCCAGTACCCCTCACCGATAAGAATGTAGCCATTTTTGCGTACAATCCGTTTCATGGATTGTAATGTAGATTCCAGTCCACCCAGGGCATGAGTTGATCCAATACAAATCCCTAATTCATAGCTCTCTTGTAAACACTTTTCTATAGCACTTTTGGCGTCTTCTACAACAAATTTAATGCTACCTTCAGGGGTTCTGCCGTTGGCTTTTTTTTCGCTTCATCAATGGCCCCATCGTATAATTCAATTGCGGTCCCTGATATTTTATAATTTTCCACAAGACGAATCAGGAGTTCACATTTTCCTGCACCAATGTCAATTACCTTATCTTGTGGATTCAGCGATATCATTTGTATCATTTTCATAATCTTCGCTTCACTGTTGTCAGGAAGATGCTGATTTTCCGGCTTCTGCCTTGCGTAAATATGCCCCCGTTATCGAATGCTCGAAAGCAGCAAGCTGGACAGGAGTACCTTCGAATACAATTTGACCACCCCGGTGGCCGCCCTCGGGACCCAAGTCAATAATCCAATCCGCGCTTTTGATCACATCCAGGTTGTGTTCGATAACCACCAGCGTGTTACCCCTGTCGACCAGGCAGTTCATAATGTCCATCAGACGGGAGATATCGGACATATGCAGTCCGGTTGTCGGCTCGTCCATTACGTAAAGACCGCCTTCCTTGTGAAGTTCTCCGGCCAGTTTGATGCGTTGGCATTCACCGCCCGACAAGGTGCTCAGTGGCTGGCCTAGCGTCACGTATCCGAGTCCCACATCCTCCAACGTCTGCAATTGACGGAGCAGCCCCTTCCTGCTGAAGAACTCCGAAGCTTCCCGTACCGTCATGGCGAGGACGTCGCTGATGGATTTTCCGTTCAGTTCATACTGCAACACTTCATTGCTGAACCGCTTGCCCTCGCATACTTCACATGTCGTCCTTACCGGCTCGAGAAAGGCCAAATCCGTGTAGATCATCCCAAGACCCTGACAATTGGAACAGGCTCCCTTGGAGTTGAAGCTGAACAGGGAAGCGCTCACCTTGTTGGCTGCTGCGAATAGTCGACGGATCTCATCCATCATACCTGTGTAGGTAGCCGGATTGGAGCGGACGGAAGTGCCAACGGCCGACTGATCAGCGACAATCGCTTCCGGATGCGATTGCAGGAATGCTCCGTTAATCAGCGTGCTTTTACCTGAGCCGGCTACTCCCGTAACCACGGTCAGCACACCGACGGGTATATCGATCGTAACATTCTTCAGATTGTGCAGGCTGACACCAGCGACTGTCATCCTATCCATTGGCACCCTGGGTGTTGTTTTCAAGGGCAGATTTTGCTTCAAGCACCTTCCTGTCAATGTATCCGCGCGAAGCAAGCCCTCAAAGTCGCCTTTGTAGACGATTTCCCCGCCGCGGGTCCCCGCATAAGGTCCGACATCGATGATGTAATCGGCGATCTCCATGACTTCGCGGTCATGTTCAACGACAAGTACGGTATTCCCTTTGTCCCGGAGCTGGCGCAGCATGCCGTTCAGACGATGGACATCCCGAGGATGCAGTCCGACGCTCGGTTCATCGAAAATGTAGATCATGTCGGTAAGACTGCTGCTTAGATGACGGACCATCTTGATACGCTGTGACTCCCCGCCCGACAAAGTCGCAGTCTGTCGGTCTAGACTAAGATACTCCAGCCCAATATCGACCAGATGGTTCAGCCGTGTCAGAATTCCGTCTATCATCGGGCCAGCAACGGGATCCCGAACGGCCTCGATCATACGAATAAGCTCTCCTATCTCCATCGCCGCGCATTGGGCAATGTTGTATCCGTTAATCCGGCAGCCCAAAGCCGCTTGATTAAGCCGGCTTCCCCTGCAAAGGTTACATTCGCTATAGGATAGAAACCGGTCAAGGGTTTCGCGTTTGGCATCTGACATCTCGCTGTTGTCCCGCTTTAAATACAGGCGGGTAAGCTTGGGCAGCAGACCTTCATAATTCGATTCGATGTCGCCGCCTATGGTGCGATATACGATCTTGCTTTCTTTGCCGTGGAGGAGGGTTTCCCATTCTGCCGGCGTATATTCGGCAAGCCGCTTGTCGTTGTCAAACAAACCAGAATGGGTGTACGTATTCAAGTACCAGCTCCCCACTTTAAATACGGGGAACAGGATCGCGCCTTCATTCAGCGATTTGGACCTGTCTAGCAGTTTGTCAACATCGAACTGCACCACCTGTCCGACTCCGGAGCATTCCGGGCACATACCGGCCGGGTCGTTAAACGAAAAAACATGCGAATTGCCGGCAAAGGGCTTACCAATTCTGGAGAACAGCAGCCGGAGCATCGCATAAATATCCGTTATCGTGCCGACTGTCGAACGGGAGTTACCACCTAATCTTTTCTGATCGATCACAACCGCCGTTGACAAGTTATCGATTCGATCAGTGTCCGGCTGACTGAACCGGGGCAGCCGATTGCGGATGAAGGCAGAAAACGTCTCGTTAAGCTGCCGCTGAGCTTCGGCGCTGATGGTGTCAAAGACCAGAGAAGATTTGCCTGAGCCCGAGACGCCGGTGAAAATCGTGATTTTTCGCTTCGGGATGCGAACATTCACGTTC includes:
- a CDS encoding ATP-binding cassette domain-containing protein — translated: MNHNDIIIEGARENNLKNVNVRIPKRKITIFTGVSGSGKSSLVFDTISAEAQRQLNETFSAFIRNRLPRFSQPDTDRIDNLSTAVVIDQKRLGGNSRSTVGTITDIYAMLRLLFSRIGKPFAGNSHVFSFNDPAGMCPECSGVGQVVQFDVDKLLDRSKSLNEGAILFPVFKVGSWYLNTYTHSGLFDNDKRLAEYTPAEWETLLHGKESKIVYRTIGGDIESNYEGLLPKLTRLYLKRDNSEMSDAKRETLDRFLSYSECNLCRGSRLNQAALGCRINGYNIAQCAAMEIGELIRMIEAVRDPVAGPMIDGILTRLNHLVDIGLEYLSLDRQTATLSGGESQRIKMVRHLSSSLTDMIYIFDEPSVGLHPRDVHRLNGMLRQLRDKGNTVLVVEHDREVMEIADYIIDVGPYAGTRGGEIVYKGDFEGLLRADTLTGRCLKQNLPLKTTPRVPMDRMTVAGVSLHNLKNVTIDIPVGVLTVVTGVAGSGKSTLINGAFLQSHPEAIVADQSAVGTSVRSNPATYTGMMDEIRRLFAAANKVSASLFSFNSKGACSNCQGLGMIYTDLAFLEPVRTTCEVCEGKRFSNEVLQYELNGKSISDVLAMTVREASEFFSRKGLLRQLQTLEDVGLGYVTLGQPLSTLSGGECQRIKLAGELHKEGGLYVMDEPTTGLHMSDISRLMDIMNCLVDRGNTLVVIEHNLDVIKSADWIIDLGPEGGHRGGQIVFEGTPVQLAAFEHSITGAYLRKAEAGKSASS